The Drosophila sechellia strain sech25 chromosome 2R, ASM438219v1, whole genome shotgun sequence nucleotide sequence GACGGTGGGTTGTGGGAAACCCTCCACTTCGATTTCCATCTTGATGGTCTCACCGGCCGAGCAAGTGATGTCCGTGATTTTCTTGATTTTGGGAGGAGCTTAATGGGATTTTAAGATTAGTACGCCGCTTATAATTGCAATgagctttaaaaataatacaaataaagcCATACCAACGGACTTTCCCTTGGGGTTGACTAAGTAATTACCTTTCACTACCAAGTTAATGGACGACTCGTCCTGGCCCAGTTCATTGATGGCCTCAATGGTGTATACTCCGGCGTCGACGGTGTCCACGTTCTTGATCACCAGCGACATGCTCTCCTCATCCTCGTACATGAACTTGTGCCTGTCGTCCACCTGGATGACCTCACCGTCGTGCTTCCACTGCACCGCCGGCTTGGGGAAGCCCTTGCACTGGAGCTCCAGGATGGCCGAGCCGCCGATGCTTGCGTTAGCCTCGCGGTGCTCGATCACCAGGGTGGGCTTCTCGGGCTCCCGGTTTAGGGTCTGGATGGCACCCTGAACCGAGAGCTCGGCACTGCACGAGATGTTGCCGGTGGACGTTTGGGCCACGCAGGTGTAGATGCCCGCATCCTCGGGCTTCACGTGTTGAAAGACCAGGGCCAGGGAGTCCTCGTCCTCGCCGAAGAGCACCTTGAACCGCTCCTCGGGATCGAACTCCTCGCCGTTACGTTTCCATTGGAAGACTGGCTTCTCGCCAGCCGGCAGAATTTGGCCGCTTAATGCGCCAAATGGATTTTTATCCTCTGTTGAAGTTAcgaaattttaattaccagACATTTCTTGGACTACCTGAACTTTACTCACCCACTGTGGTGGCGATAGCCTCGCAGTTAGCTTCACCATGCTTATTGGTGGCCTTGCAGGAGTAGGTTCCTGCGTCGGTCTTCTGCACGTCGGCAATCACGAGCTCATAGAAACCCAGATAATCCTTGTCCCGAATAATTTGGATCCTGTCATTGGTTTCGAGTATCTCCTTTTCATCCTTGTAGCTGCAGAGGAATACGgaaaaacatttcatttataGCCCAATTTAAAGGTAAGTTTCAAACTCACAATTTCACGCGAGGCTTGGGATCCCCTATAATCTTGACCATGAAACGGAAGAGAGTGTTCTCGATCATCTCGGCATCTTTCAAGCTAACCAGGAAGGCTGGCTCCGTATTGGTTTTGGTTTCATCATGACCAGGAGCTGCACGGGAAATGGGCTAGTCATGGGCTTCAAACGCTCCCTAAGTCTACTCTTACCTTGACCAACCGCCAGTTGTGCCGACACagtcgtcgtttcggatgcaGACTGGGCCCGAATGGTGTAGGTACCCGCATCGGTCTCACTGGTACCAGTTCGAAAAATCATTTAAGTCacttaaattgaattaaacaaCGAAGGCACCTACCTGCAGTTCTTGATGTCCAGCCGATAGGAGTTCATGGGAGCGGCAGTCTGGGTGATTCTGTCAGCCAAACGATCCTCCAGGGGCTTGTTGTCCTTCAGCCAAGTAACCAAACCAGGCTGATCCTTGAACTGGATCTCAAAGTGGGCAGTCTCTCCAGCTAACCGAGCAGTAAACTTAATCGCTTAAAACCACATCCTTGAACATGCATGTGCGATCAACTCACGTTCCACTTGCACGCTCTTCAGCATCTTCACCACGACTGGCTTGTCGACTGAGCGCAGGGGTCGATCCTCTTGGAGACGGGACGATGACCGGATTCCGGCACGCGATTCTGCCACAGAGTAGGAGGCACGGCTCTCGGCTCGGCTTTCGGCGCGGCTTGCAGCACGGCTCTCAGTGCGTCCGGTGGCCAGCAGAGACGAACGGGCTTCGACCTTGTCGACGGAACTCCGATCCCGCCTGGAGCTtatgccatactgcgatcgcTCGGCGGTGCTGTCATAGGAGGTTCCCCGGTCGTAGTCCCGAGTTTTGGCTTTACGGATGGCCAGCAGAGTCGGAAAAGTTTATTAGAAGTTGACCAAAGCTGAATATTCAATTTTAGACAGAGGCGTTCCTGAAATCTCGAGATCCAGAGATTCCAAGAACCCCTCGTTGACAACCAATTCTCATTCTAAACAGGAACTTGCAAGGATGGTATAGACTTGGGATTCAATGTGGGAAAACAGGTAGACACATaaagtgttatttgtaaagaAAACAACGCGTGTAAACAATGAAGAGTAACATGTGAAGAATAGTTTAAACAAAGTTATTTACGATTAACTAAACGGATTTATGTGTAGATGATAGAAGTGAATCACATGAAGTACACCGATGTGTAGGCTGACTGGTCTTGCAAAAAGTTGATGGATAGTTTCGACACATCAAAGATCCCAGATCCCAGACATTGAGTTTAACTGGCTTTACAACGCACATTCAACACGGTCATCAGAGGATGGATTCCACTAACCCATCCATACATTTGCATGTTAACTACTCCGGACCGATGGGTCAGATCGGTCGGTCGTGACAACTTACTTTCATAGCGACGTGTTGAAGCCCTCGAGTAGCCAGAATAATAATCATCCATACCACCGACGCTTTGGCCCCTGGCTTCGAAATCGGCACTTGGCTCTCTGAAATCGTCAGCAATAGACTCGGTATAGTCGCCTTCAAGTTCAAAGATATTAACGGGCTCCTCAACGATCTCGTAAATGGGACGTTTCTTAACGGGCGGGGTGAAAATGTGCAGGAAGTCGCGGGCCTTGGCCTTCTGCACAGTGTCTTGGGCATAGTTGGTGGAGTCCTTCGACTTGAGCACCGTGCTCTTGATGCTGCGGATCTTCTGCTTGGCATTGCGAAGCGATGTGTCCGAGGAGGCCGCATCATAGATGCCCTCGAAGAAGTTCTGCGTCTTCTGCTCTAGACTCTCAGTATGGACTAGGACGCGCTTGATGgtgggcggcggcggaggcggtggCGAGGGGGGGCGTGCCTTGACTATTAGTATCTCGACGGTGGTCTCGTAAGCGATTAGTGGAAGCGGTTGGAAGAAGCCGGGCATGCGCGTGAAGTTGGGTGGAATGGGCGGCGGCGGGGGACCAGACTGCTGCAGGTGCTGGTTGGCCCCGCTGCGATCGCCGGCGATGTTGGCTAGCCGGTTATTCCAGATGGTTAGTGAAGCGTGGTCGGTTATGTTGGCGGAGTAGCCCTGCTGGCGGCCCTGCGATCCACCCGCGGGAGCGGTGTCCCCGTCCCGGAGCGACTCGCTGTAGCCCACAATGTCTTTCAGCTCGATGGGCTTGTGCTTGGTTACCACAGGGTTTTCGCATTCTACGGGTCGGTATACTTGGATCTTTGGAATCGAACATGGTGACGGTTCTCGCTCGAGAGCTTCGGCTTGCTTACCCTCTAGGGAGCTCTCTTCTATGATTACTATCTCCTCTCTGATCTCACTTGACTGGCCTGATTCGACTACAGTTGACCTGGTTTCGGTTAGAGACTCACGAATCTCTGTCGCGACTGAAGCTTCGACTTCCTTGGAATGTGAAGCTAACGAGGGCAGTTCTTGTCGGACTTTCTTGACAGGAGAGGGAGCTTTGACAGGCTCAGGATGCGAAGGAGTTACCTCCTTAGCAGGAGAAGCAACCTCTTTTACTGGTGAAGTAACCACTTGCGGTTGTGGTGGAGGAGTCTTTACCTTCGCAGGAGTAATCTCCTTCGGAGGTGGTGGGGAAGACACGACCTTCACTGGAGTAACCTCCTTCACTTGAGCTTGtggcggaggaggtggagaTACCACTTTACGGACTTCCGAGATAGATTTGACCTGGGAGCTAGTGATCTCCACAGATTCGGTCTTGCTGGTGACGGACTTGGAGGACTGCTGCTTCTTGTACAGCTCAATGGCCTCCTGTTCTAGCTTCagcagctcctgctgctcgTGCTGAAGGCGCTCCTTGGTCTCCTTGCTCAGGAAGTAGTTCTCTGCCACGTCAGAGGGTCGGACACTGAGATTCGGATCGTGGGCCTCGGCCCGTTGCGGAAGATGGAGGATTAGCTCGCTTTCGGAAGCGATCTGGGACGCGTCGACCTTCAGGTCGTCGGCGTTGTGCTCTTGCAAGGTGACGTCCTGGTTGATGTGGCTAGAGATCTCGTTGAACCAGGTCAAGTGAGCCTCTGGGCCGTGTGGCTTAATGTCAATGGGTAGGAACGAGTTGGCCTCCGGCGCCTTCAGACTCAAGTGGATCTGCTTCTCGTCGCCCTTGAGCTCGATGTTGCAGAGGGGCAGCTTCACGATGTTCTGCAGTATGAACACGGATCGGTTCTCGGATATCTTGCGCACCTTGGTCACCAGAATGCGCGACTTGAACAGGAAGCAGTAGCGCTCGTGCGCCTTGCCCTCCTTGTCGACCACGTTGCACCAGGCGTGGAGGAGCAGGCGGCCCAACTTGTAGATGTTACCGCGACAGCCCTCGATGCTGGAAAGAAACCTATTGTCGTACGCTCTACTCGGCACACTAAGCATTAACTCTAAGGCCCTCTCCAAGTCTTTAACGTTCTCTTTCAAGCTTAGCGAGTACTTAATGAAGTCCTGCGAAAACAAACATTATCAAGGGCTTTAGCAACTTGGCGATCAAGCGAGGCACGGGGATGAGCTTAACTAAGATCGGAGCGGACTAGCACTAAACACTAGGCACTAGACACTAAACACGGGTGTACGGATATGTCGGCAAACCTTGAACAGAAGCTGGTAGTCGTTTATCCGCTGGATGGGGAGCTTGAGATGTTCTGCCAGAGATTTGTCGTCTCCGAGTTGTTTCGAAAGTTCCTGCAAGGTAAGAACAGGTGCTTTAGTATGGATGCTCCACGGTCAGATGCTGCAAGGTCACTGGACTATGTGTATATTCCCCCTTCCCGAAAGttccaaatgaaatgaaacaaCCAATCTTCTGGTGGGTCGCGACTTGGTGGTTTTCTGCATCCGTTTGTGGCTGCTTCTTaacaccacccaccgcccaccgcccaccgcctgGCGAGCATATACATTCTCGATCCCTCTCTCGTTTGGGGTTATTTTTGGAACGATGTTTAAAAATTTATCACTTGTTGCAAAAACGGATACGTGTGCGTGCGTCGGTGAATGATTGTCTATATGTATGCTTGTACTCGCTTTGGAAGGCTATAcgcgtgtgtgtatgtatgcacGTATGTGTATAATGAATACTGGTACTGAAATGTTTGTTCGTTTTTTATTCACTCTGCGAGAATGAATGAGCTGGGTGCTCAGTTCATATTCATATGCTCGTATTCACCAACCACGAATATTCACTGCTGAACCAATTTCGAAATGAATTTCATTAAAGtcaatgttacaatattttcgccagtatatatatttaaacactTTTAGATCTGAGGTCGGAATATGTGGGCTGAGGAAAAATTGTTCGCAtgcatatatttataaatgtatacGTATTGGCGTAtcttttaataaatacacTCTCGCACAGTAAAATTTCGGAAATGTTGCATAACGGGCGAAAAGTCACAAGTATTCACGGATCGAttcgaaaatgatttattttccAGCAACTCAATTGATCGGCTGCGGAGTTCCCCCACGTCAGGTGGATTCAGCCGAGTGGCTTGCACAGATCCAACGATTTCACTGAGTGGAGGGGATTGCTATCCGCATGTAGTGCAGATTTCGAAGTGGGGGGACTAGGTGGAGATGGGTCCAGTTAGAGGGTCCAAACTTGAAGTACCTTAGGCGAAACGGTTACGTATATGAGTAATTAGCACGACACGACCGCGAACACTACTCGGAAGCAACTGAAAACTGCAAAAGCTTTGGATTCGAAAGCGTCtgcctttaaaaataaaccgaTTCTCGCACACAGCGCACGCATAATATTCGAAGACGATTCCACACTTGCTCAGCCTCGCAGTTTTTTCAATTCTCAATTGCTTTTGATTTCTGGCCACAATTGCAATAGTCGGGCATTGGTTCGGCATTCGACTTGGCAGAATGAAAAGGGGAGAGCAGTCTGGATACCCTGGATAGCCCTGGATACTCGATACTCACTTGGAAGTACTTCTTGGCATCGGGACTGGAGCCCAGGTAGTCCTGGGCCAATGGCTCGTTCTGGCAGTACACCACATGCTTGTCGAAGTCCCGCTCCAGGCGCAGGAAGGTCTTGGCCACCATGTTCGGCTGGTTGCTGTAGCACTTGAGGCCCTCCTTCAGCACGCTAGAAACCCAAGTGTTAGCTTCGTGTACTCCAGTTCACCCGATCTGCGTCTTACTTGTTGTGAAACTCGGCGATTTGTAGGAAGTTGCAGAATATGATGTCCTTGTTGTCCCGCACGGAGCGCGGCACCACCGGCTTGTCGATGCCCTTGATGTACTTCTCCACCACGTGGAGCAGATCCCTGGAGAACTCCTCCTCGGTTTCTACCAGCTCCCTGAGAATGGTTCTACAACGGCCATTACAACTAGTATCTACTGTCCAACTGGATGGAGTGAGTTGAAGTCCTTACAGTTTCCTGAACTCCGCATCGCCGCTCTCCTTGCCATTCGAACTGCTCATGGTGGGATTGAACTCTAGTATCTCGATGGGCACCCAGCCTTCCTTGGGGGAGTCCCCGCTATCGAACATTCGCACAAAGCATCTGGAAAACTCACCCACTAGAGTACCGTACCACTTCTCGATTAACGCTATCGCTCACCTTGACTTTTCGGATGCCTTCGAACTTATCAGTTCGACCAGATCCCCGCGAGAAACGCTGATCTCGTCCGTGGCCAGCGACTGAGCCTGATAGTCCCGACTCACAAACACGATATCCGCCACCTGCTGGGTAGAACCGATATCTTAAGTACGAACTTTCTTTTTATAAGGTACTCCCTTGGGTCACACACATTCCTATCACCCATTTCGATACTTTAACACTGATATATCCCAAATAGATCGTTATTTTCGATGAGTTTATAGGGTTTATGCAATTGGTGCGATATCGATTTGATCTTTTGACGCGTTCGACTTCGCTGTTTCACAAACAAAAGTGGCTGAGCAATATTTAGCCCGCTAGCTGAAAGTCTATTTTGCGTTGACATAGACACGCGGGCTCGGCTATTTATTCCGATGTCCAATTTTACTGAGTGCAAAGCTTGTGCAGCCGAATCAGCTGATCCCCCGATTCGCTCCCTCGAACAGGGCTCTTCACTTCGGGCCAATGATCCGAGACCACAGTGGAACCACAGTGGCCAAGATGGACGCTCACCCACTTCGCACCAAAGGTGGCTTTCACTTGCGAGAGGAAATATCTTAGCACCGAGTATAAGATACTATTGGATGGTCCTGCGGTTTTAAGGTCACTAGTATCATCCATCATCTTGATGCACTCAAACTAAACAAACAGGACGCACATATTCGTCACTAGCTGGTTAACCAGTTATGATCTTGTTACACATTCACAGTTCCAAGTGGGAAAGATCCATTGACTAAGTGCTATTTCCCAGCAAGGACGTCCACTGTAGCTTTTGCTCACAAAATGTATGTACATCTGGTTGCCCAGAAGTATTAATAAGTAAATTTGGCACATGTTCATAGAGACCGATCTATAGTGTATTTTCCGGACACGCATAACTTACGGCATCCATTCCGGCTGATTTGAATATTAAGACTTCGTATCACTCGATTAACTCGACTTCACACACACTTGATTAACTCACGCACACTGGCATGAATTCGAAAATGTATTGCATAACTTATTACTGGGGCGATTTCGTTTCGAATTTTCAATGCACTACTTGCACTGGATTTGAGGCATTATCGGCACTAGCCCAGTATCGAAAACCACGGAAACTAGTCACTCTCGAGTTCGCTTGTCATAACTGAAAAGTCGGGGAATTTTCCGAATTTTCAGGCCGATTCAAAAGTGGAATAggtttaaatttaaactgCGGTCGCGTGAGAAATATTGGCTACTGCGTGCGGATACCAATGATTCTAACTGCATCCCGACAACTGTACGACTGATCGATATTCGCCGATCACAACAAAAGCTCCCCTCGAACATCGTTtcacaatttaaaaataatgcaCATGCACCTCGCACTCGCCATCCGCATCCCCATCGGTATCTGCGaatgcatctgcatctgcatttgCATCTGCATGTGCATAGCCATGTGCTTAGATGCCGAAAGTTTATGGCTGTCAGAGGAGTGCGCATAGATTTCGGCACCCAGAGTGCGCCAgcatacatatttaattaagtACTATAATATATGCGCGGGCACGAAGTTATTTATACGGCCCCATACGTTATTCGCAATGTTTATGGTCTGAAATATTGgcttgtttaattaatttgcaactGCACTTCCTCCTGTCACCTGAAATGAATTCATAAATGAGGGGAAATGAGGGTCTACAAAGTTGAGATTAGTCACCAATTAGAGCAACCCGAAAGGGGTAGTTAGTAACACCTCCCTCAACTGGGTATTTATGCCAATGCTAGACTAGAGCTTTCCCCTTAGGAGCTTCGTTACTTACTAGAAGCATCTTAATCTATTCTAGACACAGATTACAGATTACTACTAGCCCGCGAAGCCTAAAACTAGGCAACCCGAATGAAACATCCACGCAGCTTCTAGGGACTAATAATGGGTTTAATAATAGCAATAGGTAATAAGTTATGGTAATCAGTGCACTCAGTGGTAGCCAACAGTTTCCCTGGGCAGAAAGACGCAGGCTATGGAGGCCAGCAGGCCCACGATTGCGTACGTGGACATGGCCTGAATCCTGGACGAGTCCATCAGCACCTGCGCCACGAATGGGGTCAGCATGGCGCCGAGTCTGGCCAGCACGGAACAGCCCGAAACTCCGACGGATCTCAGGGCTGCGGGATATATTTCCGGGGTGTACACATAGATTGCCTGGAAGATGCCGGATATCGTGCCGCGCGCAATGAAGAGGGTCACGGAAGTGGAGAAGCGACTAGGATTGGAGGATTGGATTGATTATCAGTGTATCAGTTGAGTGTGCACCACTACTACCTTTCCACCGACATCAGCACCAGGGTGCACAGAACCAGCGCCAGGTACTGCAGGACAATGGTGTTCTTCTTGCCAAACAGCTTGACCACCTTGATGGTCAGCAGTATTCCAGGAAACTCGGACAGGGTGATCCACAGCAGGTCCATAAAGTCGGAGGTCATGAAGGTGACGCACTCATTGGAATGGCTCTCCTTGTTCCTGGCCACCAGCAGCTCGGTCGTGACCAGCACCAGGCCGTAGTAGCAAAAGGCCGAGGCCAGCCAGAGGAACCACAGCAGGATGGTGGTCCTGTACAGGCTCGGGCTGAGCAGGGATCTGAAGCTCTCCGCGCAACTGGGCTCGTCGTCGGCCATCAGCCGACCCATCAGCATGTGGCGCTTGTTGTTGTGAGCTATCTGCAATCGAAGGTTTTTAGATTCACAAACACTCCAGAAAGTTGCCACTCACCTGTTCCAGAACCTTGATGGCCTTGTCATTGTGCCCGTTGTAGGAGTAATAGCGAGCCGATTCGCTGAGCCACTGCAGTGGGTTAAATTGGATTAGGGAGATTTCGGAAGGGAGCAAGGGATACCTACCGGTGATAGGATGGTAAAAATGAGAAGGGGTGTAGCCGAAAGAGCCAAGAGACCCCGCCATCCGTAATAGGGGTAGACAACCAGTGCTAGGACCACTTCAAAGCAAGCTCCCAGAGCCCAGAAGCACTGAAACCAGTTCAATATGTTCAATAAAGGTTTAGCACACGGGGGCACGTACTCACGTCCATCAATACGACGCACTTTCCCTTGTGCTTGGTGGGCAGAAACTCCGCGTACAAGGTAACTCTTTTGGGTTAAAGAAAGTTTTAGGTGGAGAGGTAGCTCCTAGCCCATGGAATTACTCACGACTGTGGAACGCAGCCGATGGCGAAACCGACGAGACCCCTTAGGGTCAGGAGCCAGGCGTAACTGGGAGCCACCGAGCTGAGAATGCTGTACAGCACCAGCAGTACTCCAAACAAAGTGAGGGCCTGAAATGGTGGCATTAGAGTAGCTATTAGCGTTGATTACCAGCCAGCCTTACCGACTTCCGGCCATATCTGTTGCTCAGCTGTGTCCAAAAACTGGAACTCAACATCATGCCCAGGAACACCACGGTTGTGACGGATGCCTGCTGGAACTTGGTGACATTCCACTCGCAGAACAGAGCCGGGCCCAAGATGCTGAGAATGGCCATTTCCATGGAGTCGGACATCCAGCACAGCCCCACCAAGAGCGACAGCTTGACGTGAAACCATCCGAAACCGAAGGCATTGATCGCCTGCTGAACAGTGTAGGTATCTGTGAAAGGTGTACTTGTTACCCGAAATGTGTGAAATTCCTCTTCGGACCACTTACCATCCGGATTTATAGACACCGTCTTCAGCTCCAAAGTGGATGAGTGCACATCCCGTAGGGCGAGGTTTCCGGGAGATGGAAGCGCCGCTGGCTCGTTGTTCAAATAGTACATCTTGAATCTTGAATCTAGAATCACTTAGGAAAGTAACTAGGTCACTGAGCTGCACCTTCTTGGTTAATATTACAATCCAAACATATCAAATATCACATTTTTAACCCGCGATTTCGATTACATCATgttatttatgattttattaTGCATTAGCATAAATTACCTTCCTCAACCGCGAAGAAAGTTGTTCCCGACTTTAAGACTGTGATTTATTTCTTCGAATGCAGATACACAGAGATTCATCCATTATATTCGAACATATTCGAATTTGCGATCTTTAAGTTGTTAATTCTGATTAGGAAACACACAAATAGTTTAAGCCACGGCACAAACAACAACTTTCTTTCAAGCACTTTCTTTTAGCCAGTGAGAAACTGAGAATCGGAATGCAATGTAAACAACTCGCATACTACACTACCAATTCTCAAAAACTGGTTATAAGGTAACGACTGAAGACTGTCTTCCAGACTTCTATCGATAACGATAGAAGGCGCGAAGTTCAAAATCGTTTATAAGTTATATGATTATTATGATTAAGCATTGCAAGTTGGTATTATTTGTATGAAAGTGAAAGTACTTTTTAAAATAACTAAATAGGCTGCCTGTCAAGCCATTACTCCTACAATCATTGGGTTGTCCCAAGCCAAACAACACATGCTTTTGAGGATTTCTGATCAGAGTCCCACTATTCCATCGCGATGGACAAGGATTCCTGCCAAAATTTCTCATTAGACTCCACGAGCAGTTCGCACTTTGCTCCCCCGCCAGTTTGCGCTCCCAGAAGGAAGAAGACGGAGAAGCCCGCAGCTGAGGAGGCATCTCCCGAATGCTCCAACGTGACATCGTCATCCTCGTCCTCGACAACCACAATATCCATAGGCGCCTTTGATTCGCAATGCAACCTCCACAACGCCCGGAATCCCGAGGCCCCGAACATTGGCTATGAGTTGAACGTGGCCAAGTCCATATTGCAGAAGTATAGCACCCTCAGTGGGGACAACTTGTGAGTATGCTCTTTTAACCATGGTTAACCATGTAACTATAGTACTTGATCCAATCTTCCTATGCCCACAGGTTCGATCATCTTAGTGACATCATAAAGAGGGTGATTGACGAACGTCCTCCGAATGTGATAGACTTCTTCGA carries:
- the LOC6615832 gene encoding synaptic vesicle 2-related protein, which codes for MYYLNNEPAALPSPGNLALRDVHSSTLELKTVSINPDDTYTVQQAINAFGFGWFHVKLSLLVGLCWMSDSMEMAILSILGPALFCEWNVTKFQQASVTTVVFLGMMLSSSFWTQLSNRYGRKSALTLFGVLLVLYSILSSVAPSYAWLLTLRGLVGFAIGCVPQSVTLYAEFLPTKHKGKCVVLMDCFWALGACFEVVLALVVYPYYGWRGLLALSATPLLIFTILSPWLSESARYYSYNGHNDKAIKVLEQIAHNNKRHMLMGRLMADDEPSCAESFRSLLSPSLYRTTILLWFLWLASAFCYYGLVLVTTELLVARNKESHSNECVTFMTSDFMDLLWITLSEFPGILLTIKVVKLFGKKNTIVLQYLALVLCTLVLMSVESRFSTSVTLFIARGTISGIFQAIYVYTPEIYPAALRSVGVSGCSVLARLGAMLTPFVAQVLMDSSRIQAMSTYAIVGLLASIACVFLPRETVGYH